The Parvibaculaceae bacterium PLY_AMNH_Bact1 genome window below encodes:
- a CDS encoding ABC transporter substrate-binding protein (Derived by automated computational analysis using gene prediction method: Protein Homology.), with the protein MIRATIGLGFGLLVSGVSAGQAAGPSVVSLDFCADQYVLALADVDQIIGVSPHAETEFSYLAEKAVGIPKIRPTAEEILILQPEAVVRLWGGGYGAADTLERYGIPVVQVSLAVTLEETKSNLLAVGKALGHLDRAEAIAADLEARISSVQTDPQGERPVALYVTPSGTTTGRGTFIHEMMTIAGVDNMSAELGTSPWHPVNLEALALSPPDMIVAGFYDLRSGKLSNWSLSRHEFLRRQGDVRPVARIPSREIACAAWFVVDAIEEIAATRRALSLDAVDR; encoded by the coding sequence ATGATCAGAGCGACAATCGGATTAGGGTTCGGCCTTCTGGTCAGCGGTGTGTCCGCTGGCCAGGCGGCCGGCCCGTCGGTCGTCTCTCTTGATTTTTGCGCTGACCAATATGTCTTGGCACTGGCTGATGTCGACCAGATCATTGGTGTCTCACCCCACGCAGAGACGGAATTTTCATACCTCGCAGAAAAAGCAGTGGGTATACCGAAAATCCGACCAACTGCAGAAGAGATTCTAATCCTGCAGCCAGAAGCGGTCGTGCGCTTGTGGGGTGGTGGCTATGGTGCAGCAGATACGCTGGAACGCTATGGCATCCCCGTGGTGCAGGTCTCACTGGCTGTGACATTGGAGGAGACCAAATCAAACCTCCTGGCAGTCGGCAAGGCACTTGGGCATCTGGACCGGGCAGAGGCAATTGCAGCTGATCTGGAGGCGCGGATCTCATCAGTTCAGACCGATCCCCAGGGAGAACGCCCCGTCGCACTTTATGTGACCCCTTCGGGAACAACCACCGGCCGCGGTACCTTCATCCATGAGATGATGACAATCGCAGGCGTCGATAACATGTCTGCTGAGCTGGGGACGTCACCTTGGCACCCGGTGAACTTGGAAGCTCTAGCGCTCAGTCCGCCCGACATGATTGTCGCTGGGTTCTATGACTTGAGGTCGGGGAAGCTGAGTAACTGGTCTCTCTCTCGCCACGAGTTCTTGCGAAGACAGGGCGACGTCAGACCTGTGGCGCGTATTCCCAGTCGTGAGATTGCCTG